Genomic segment of Geotrypetes seraphini chromosome 4, aGeoSer1.1, whole genome shotgun sequence:
GAAGCTATGGTTAAGAAAAGTCATTCTGACTTATTGTGTGGTTGCCAGGAAAGTAAACACATAAATAGCAGTGCCGCTTATTCCATTCTATGTCCTTCCAATACTGCTGACGATAGAGTAGCAAATGCAATGTTGCTTCAAGGACAGTGGTATAACAAAGCAAATAATCAGACTTCTTCCAGTTATCCAAACAATATGATCAACCTCCTTATGCCGACTAGGGATCAAAATATTTCTCTAACTGGTTTGGACAGTGAGGCTATCCCGCATACTATTAATGCTTACACAGCACCTGAAACATTTCACCATAAAGAAATTAACCAGTTGTATGCAAATGGCTCTCCAGATAACAAGTTAATGAACAATCAAATGCCTGATCCTGCTCGACTTGAAGCATCTTGTGCCATCTCATGCGCCATGCACTCACCGACAACAGTGACGATTTCAAAAAGTCCCGTAGTGCATGGTGGCGCAAGGTTTGAGCCTGGTCTAAAAACTGATGGCATTGTTCCGGCCTACTGCCATTCTTTGCCGATCTCAGCTATTCCACCATCCCCAAGATTAGGCTTCTCTACTGGAATGTCTGAAAGGGACCAGTTTTCTCCAGAATATAGTCCTCCGATGCCCAGTTCAAGTGTTGTAACCTTTCCAAAGTTAGTATCATCAATTAGTGAATCGGGGTTGGATGCTAAATGGCTCGTGAAATGTGGCTCTGTTCCTCAAAATCAGTCATCTCTGCTCCATTTAGAAGACTCGTATTGCATAATTCCTGAACTGAACATAAGTGAGAAACCAACGAAAGCTTCTTATACTATGCTAAATGAGCAGACATATGTGGATATGGGCCCACATACAAAAGATATATGGACTATGACCACAGAGCTGAAACTTCCACTGAAGCACAAAGATGCAGAGGTACAAACAGTTACAACAATGGCAAACAAGTCAGTGGTCACTAGCCCGAGTTTCTTGGCAGAAGATTACACTCATGTGTTCCCAGAAGTTTGTTTTGATGTCAGCCTGCAGCATCCTCCATCTCCAGTGCATGAAGTCAGATGGGATGAAGAGGGAATGACATGGGAAGTCTATGGGGCTTCTGTGGACCCTGAAGTTCTTGGTTTGGCCAttcaaaagcatcttgaaattcAAATAGAACAAATAGGGCCTTCAGCACTGCCTATGGAAACCACTGAGAAACAATCCCCTAAAGAAGAAAAACGGGGACCATTGAGAACAATTTTGACCACTTTGAAGAACCGAAGCTGTTGTGTTCGTTCCAGCACAATCATTGAGTGAACTCACTATATATGAATGTGAAAATATTGTTCCAGGCCACTGGACAACAAAATGAGGACTTACATTGTGTTAAAAGTAAACAATGGGATTTAAATAAAATTAGAATTAGGTGGAATGTGTCAAAATACACACAACATTAAGGTAACCAGAAGGTTGAAGGTGAAAGCCTGAGATAGCTCTgttgcagtgattcccaaacctgtcctggaggacccccaggccagtcgggttttcaggatagccctaatgaatatgcatgagagagatctgcatatactggaggtgccaggcatgcaaatccactccgtgcatattcattagggctatcctgaaaacccgactggcctgggggtcctccaggacaggtttgggaaccactgctctgttGGTTCTGCATCCATTCTGTATTACACAGTAGTCAATAACCACAGTGCTATCATTAGACCTTTTCTAATATGTTACAAGTATGTTTAGGTCAAGATGTTAAATAGAAGCAAACTAAGCCCTAGCTTTGCTGAACAGTAAAGAAAACAACACACAAGCAGCCATGAATGTTTGCTGTATTTCTTTGAATACTTAAAATCTACCATCGCACAGTAAACAAAAGCAGATTGCTAATTTCTTCCATacataataattgccatactggggcagaccgaaggtccatcaagcccagtatcctgtttccaacagtggccaacccagatcccaagtactgtacctagctagatcccaagtactaaaacagattttatgctgtttatcctaggaataagcagtggatttccccaagccatctcaataatggcctatggacgtctcttttaggaaattatcaaaaccttttttaaaccctgctaactgatttcaccacattcttcggcaacaaatttcagagtttaattaaacgttatatgaagacatattttctctggcttgtttaaaatctactacttagcagcttcatcgcatgtcccctagtcctagtatttttggaacgaGTGAATaggcaattcacatctaccctttccattccactcattattttataggccTCCATCATATCACCCCTACAAACAGACATTCTGAGGTAAATATTCAGAAAGCAGAAGGTGCATTTTTAGCTGCTGCTAGCTTTGTGCCCCAATGTTCTGTACTAAGCCACATCCAgacaccggcattgaatatccaagtatgTGCAGATAGCTGGCATTTATCTGGTTAAGGCCAATAcatattcagcccttaactgaataggtaaaaccagataaagataggactgttttATACAGTCTAATTTGTTTAGTTATCTGATtgggttaagt
This window contains:
- the LOC117359791 gene encoding GRIN2-like protein codes for the protein MAENNHHLSTHAFLENLDSVCHHCPNLSRHPLSKSSSNLLFSRQRPEERQSGQQELRKSLSSTIYHSQRNDKPVGWSPHSEWALAQNRAVASCWPVRLSGDQLLMENAQSRTVAPNCFLTVNQLTTFGEGKDLRIKDQRSTINCVSSGASPGRMGKAHSRETIKETEAMVKKSHSDLLCGCQESKHINSSAAYSILCPSNTADDRVANAMLLQGQWYNKANNQTSSSYPNNMINLLMPTRDQNISLTGLDSEAIPHTINAYTAPETFHHKEINQLYANGSPDNKLMNNQMPDPARLEASCAISCAMHSPTTVTISKSPVVHGGARFEPGLKTDGIVPAYCHSLPISAIPPSPRLGFSTGMSERDQFSPEYSPPMPSSSVVTFPKLVSSISESGLDAKWLVKCGSVPQNQSSLLHLEDSYCIIPELNISEKPTKASYTMLNEQTYVDMGPHTKDIWTMTTELKLPLKHKDAEVQTVTTMANKSVVTSPSFLAEDYTHVFPEVCFDVSLQHPPSPVHEVRWDEEGMTWEVYGASVDPEVLGLAIQKHLEIQIEQIGPSALPMETTEKQSPKEEKRGPLRTILTTLKNRSCCVRSSTIIE